A window of Costertonia aggregata contains these coding sequences:
- a CDS encoding ribonucleoside-diphosphate reductase subunit alpha, with amino-acid sequence MNDSKSTQDTQGKIEKATGNDTDQLLQARKETLKKIGEKPQSGFEWLTEHSRNFLASGYLTEGVTPEVRIREIADRAEELLGMPGFSDKFYGYMSEGFYSLASPVWSNFGKKRGLPISCFGSHIDDDMGNILYTQSEVGMMSKLGGGTSGYFGKIRHRGAEVKNNGQASGAVHIMQLFESMVDVVSQGSVRRGRFSPYLPVEHPDIMEFLEIGTEGNPIQELTHGVTVTDQWMQEMIEGDVEKRSIWAKVLQRRGEMGYPYIFFKDHANNGAADVYRDKQLPIYASNLCTEIMLPSNDDWSFVCVLSSVNVLHYDKWKDTDAVETMVYFLDAVITEFIEKLEAYRDSSNRDDRQTFLFMERAYNFAKDNRALGLGVLGWHSLLQSKMLPFNSQEAYDLNNEIFRSIKTKSYSASEALAQKFGEPTVLKGYGRRNATLNAIAPTTSSAFILGQVSQGIEPIWSNTYVKDIAKVKTTIRNPFLANLLEEKGKNTSEIWKSIRDYDGSVQHLDFLTENEKDVFKTYSEIDQMDIIYQAANRQNHIDQGQSVNIIVHPDMPVKEINKIHVTAWKLGLKSLYYQHSMNAAQKFKQKKECASCEA; translated from the coding sequence ATGAACGATTCAAAATCAACACAAGACACACAGGGAAAAATTGAAAAAGCTACCGGTAACGATACCGATCAATTGCTTCAGGCCCGAAAAGAAACCCTAAAAAAAATCGGTGAAAAACCCCAAAGCGGTTTTGAATGGCTTACCGAGCACAGCCGAAACTTTTTGGCTTCGGGCTATTTGACCGAAGGGGTAACACCGGAGGTACGTATACGTGAAATCGCGGATAGGGCGGAAGAACTATTGGGTATGCCCGGTTTTTCGGATAAATTTTATGGCTACATGTCCGAAGGTTTTTATTCTTTGGCATCACCGGTGTGGTCAAATTTTGGAAAGAAAAGAGGCCTGCCAATCAGTTGTTTTGGCTCCCATATTGACGATGATATGGGTAATATACTGTACACCCAATCTGAAGTGGGCATGATGTCCAAACTCGGTGGTGGTACCTCGGGATATTTTGGGAAAATTAGACATCGTGGAGCCGAAGTTAAAAATAATGGCCAGGCATCTGGTGCGGTGCATATTATGCAACTTTTTGAATCAATGGTGGATGTTGTGAGTCAAGGTTCCGTAAGGCGCGGTCGCTTTTCGCCATATCTACCTGTTGAGCATCCGGACATTATGGAGTTCTTGGAAATCGGCACCGAGGGGAATCCTATCCAAGAATTAACACATGGGGTTACCGTTACCGACCAGTGGATGCAAGAAATGATTGAAGGCGATGTGGAAAAACGGTCTATTTGGGCCAAAGTACTGCAGCGTAGGGGAGAAATGGGCTACCCATATATTTTCTTTAAAGATCATGCCAATAACGGCGCGGCCGATGTGTACCGGGACAAACAATTGCCCATATATGCCAGCAACCTTTGTACTGAAATTATGTTGCCATCCAATGACGATTGGTCTTTTGTCTGTGTATTGTCTTCTGTAAATGTTTTGCATTATGATAAATGGAAGGATACCGATGCCGTGGAAACCATGGTATATTTCTTGGACGCTGTGATCACCGAGTTCATCGAAAAGTTGGAAGCGTATCGAGATTCGTCCAATCGGGACGATAGGCAGACCTTTTTATTTATGGAGCGTGCCTATAATTTCGCAAAGGATAATCGTGCTTTGGGGCTTGGTGTTCTGGGTTGGCATTCTTTGCTACAATCCAAAATGCTTCCGTTCAATAGTCAAGAGGCCTATGACCTGAACAATGAAATTTTTAGGAGTATCAAGACAAAATCATATTCGGCATCAGAAGCGTTGGCCCAAAAATTTGGCGAGCCTACTGTTTTAAAAGGGTATGGCAGGCGTAACGCAACATTAAATGCCATTGCCCCAACAACATCGTCTGCTTTTATACTTGGTCAGGTGTCACAGGGCATAGAGCCTATTTGGTCCAATACCTATGTAAAGGATATTGCCAAGGTAAAGACTACAATAAGAAACCCCTTTTTGGCCAATTTGTTGGAAGAAAAAGGAAAAAATACCTCAGAGATCTGGAAAAGCATTCGCGATTACGACGGTTCCGTACAGCACTTGGATTTTTTGACCGAAAACGAAAAGGATGTGTTCAAAACCTATTCGGAAATAGACCAAATGGATATTATTTATCAAGCGGCGAACAGGCAGAACCATATCGATCAGGGACAATCCGTTAATATTATCGTTCATCCAGATATGCCTGTCAAAGAAATCAACAAGATTCATGTAACCGCTTGGAAATTAGGTTTAAAATCGCTGTATTACCAACATAGTATGAACGCCGCACAAAAGTTCAAGCAAAAGAAAGAATGTGCAAGTTGTGAGGCCTAA
- a CDS encoding DUF4856 domain-containing protein → MKKIVFALATISGLVFTSCSSDDDGVEPTCTDGVQNGDETGIDCGGSCAPCETAIENPATYSFARNGESTVNFGGQTTRIKMGEELISKLKDETTTETVLDAMFAHVEGENNFSDADLNASDKNLRSKTAASADYFSSNATDQAMIRADFESWIKGQVDEVFPSWGTTATAGNAGQIPDATSTRYINAKGLEYNQLFNKGMIGALMIDQALNNYLSPTILDEGDNRANNDAGTPAEGKTYTTMEHKWDEAYGYVYGLNADSADPNADLGADSFLNKYIGRVEGDSDFVGIADEIYQAFKLGRAAIVAGNYTVRDEQAAIIKQKISEVVGIRAVYYLQQGKNAIAQGPASFGTAFHDLSEGYGFIYSLQFTRKPNSNEPYFTKVEVDNFLTDLLDDGPNGLWDVETTTLEAMAAAIAERFDFTLAQASE, encoded by the coding sequence ATGAAAAAAATTGTTTTTGCCTTAGCGACAATCAGCGGACTTGTATTTACCTCTTGTAGTTCAGATGACGATGGTGTTGAACCTACTTGTACCGATGGGGTGCAAAACGGTGATGAAACTGGCATTGATTGTGGCGGTAGTTGTGCACCGTGCGAAACAGCGATTGAAAATCCGGCTACATATTCATTTGCGAGAAATGGTGAAAGTACCGTGAATTTTGGTGGACAGACCACACGAATCAAAATGGGAGAGGAATTGATTTCCAAATTAAAAGATGAGACAACTACTGAGACCGTTTTGGATGCCATGTTCGCCCATGTAGAAGGTGAGAATAATTTTTCCGATGCCGATTTGAATGCTTCTGACAAGAACTTGCGTAGCAAAACAGCAGCTTCGGCAGATTACTTCTCATCCAACGCTACTGATCAAGCAATGATCAGAGCTGATTTTGAAAGTTGGATAAAGGGTCAGGTTGATGAGGTATTTCCCAGTTGGGGTACAACCGCCACGGCGGGTAATGCAGGCCAAATACCTGACGCTACTTCTACGAGGTATATCAATGCAAAAGGCTTGGAGTACAATCAATTGTTCAACAAAGGAATGATAGGGGCCTTGATGATAGATCAAGCTTTGAATAATTATCTGAGTCCGACTATCTTGGATGAAGGGGATAACAGGGCAAATAACGATGCTGGAACACCAGCAGAAGGTAAAACATATACAACTATGGAGCATAAATGGGACGAGGCATACGGTTATGTGTACGGATTAAACGCCGATTCTGCCGACCCTAATGCCGATTTAGGTGCAGATAGTTTTCTGAATAAGTACATAGGTAGGGTAGAAGGTGATTCGGATTTTGTAGGTATTGCAGATGAAATATACCAAGCTTTTAAATTGGGAAGAGCTGCTATTGTTGCCGGTAATTATACCGTTCGCGATGAGCAGGCGGCGATTATCAAACAAAAAATTTCCGAGGTAGTGGGTATACGTGCAGTATATTATCTACAACAAGGCAAAAATGCCATCGCTCAAGGCCCGGCTTCTTTTGGTACTGCGTTTCACGATTTGTCGGAAGGGTATGGGTTTATCTACAGTCTTCAATTTACCAGAAAGCCAAATAGTAACGAACCCTATTTTACAAAAGTTGAAGTAGATAACTTTTTGACCGACTTATTGGATGATGGACCCAATGGTCTTTGGGATGTAGAAACTACTACCCTAGAGGCAATGGCTGCGGCCATTGCCGAAAGATTTGATTTTACATTGGCACAGGCATCCGAATAG
- a CDS encoding imelysin family protein, producing the protein MKKILSILCFASLLWACTSDSSDGSGSDDDNPAPVSFQRGPMLVNWADNIIIPSYEAFAIDMANLNASFDTFKADASTVNLTAFRASWLTAYKTWQKVSLFEIGPAENVGFRLNMNIYPTDADKIESHIASGTYDLSLSSNRDAKGFPALDYLINGLGETDDAIVSKYNTTGKDALLAYTEAVLGDMTALSSDVLSQWKSSYRDTFVANDGSSATSSVDRFVNDYIFYYEKFLRAGKMGIPLGVFSGSALPEKVEGYYKADVSNELFLEGLAAVQDFFNGKHFGKSEIGESLASYLDDLNTVKDGEDLNQLINDQFNSARTMVADLSPFRTEIENNTPPTNMFMAYDEVQRAVPLLKVDMVSAMSISIDFVDADGD; encoded by the coding sequence ATGAAAAAGATTTTATCAATTCTATGTTTTGCATCCCTTCTCTGGGCTTGTACCTCTGATAGCTCAGACGGCTCAGGGTCAGATGACGATAATCCTGCACCTGTTAGTTTTCAGAGAGGGCCAATGTTAGTGAATTGGGCCGATAATATTATTATTCCTTCCTACGAAGCTTTCGCTATTGATATGGCAAATTTGAACGCTAGTTTTGACACTTTCAAAGCGGATGCAAGTACTGTTAATCTTACGGCTTTTAGGGCATCATGGTTAACCGCTTACAAGACTTGGCAAAAAGTATCTTTATTTGAGATTGGTCCTGCCGAAAACGTAGGGTTTCGTTTGAACATGAATATCTATCCCACGGATGCGGATAAGATAGAAAGCCATATCGCAAGTGGTACATATGACCTTTCCCTATCATCAAATAGGGATGCCAAGGGTTTTCCTGCATTGGATTATTTGATCAACGGTCTAGGTGAAACCGACGATGCTATTGTTTCTAAGTACAACACTACGGGTAAAGATGCTTTGCTAGCTTATACCGAAGCTGTTCTGGGTGATATGACAGCTTTATCATCCGACGTGCTTTCCCAATGGAAAAGCTCTTACAGGGATACTTTCGTTGCCAATGACGGATCATCGGCCACATCTTCAGTAGACCGCTTTGTGAACGATTATATTTTTTATTATGAGAAATTTTTAAGAGCTGGTAAAATGGGTATACCGCTTGGAGTTTTTTCGGGAAGTGCACTTCCCGAAAAGGTTGAGGGTTACTACAAGGCCGACGTATCAAATGAATTGTTTTTGGAAGGTTTAGCCGCTGTACAGGACTTTTTTAACGGAAAACATTTTGGAAAGTCGGAAATTGGCGAAAGTTTGGCTTCTTACCTTGATGATTTAAATACGGTCAAGGACGGCGAGGATTTAAACCAATTGATAAACGACCAGTTCAATTCGGCACGCACTATGGTGGCCGATCTTTCTCCCTTTAGGACGGAAATTGAAAATAATACACCGCCTACTAACATGTTTATGGCCTATGACGAAGTTCAACGTGCAGTACCGCTCTTGAAAGTTGATATGGTTTCCGCTATGAGCATTAGTATCGACTTTGTTGATGCCGACGGCGATTAG
- a CDS encoding HTTM domain-containing protein, with amino-acid sequence MASIINKLIKAPVEAAPLAVFRILFGLMMFMGIVRFWSYGWIEKLYLEPKFHFSFYGFEWVKPIGGYTYIIFLVCGLSALLISIGYKYRIAIIIFFLSFTYIELMDKTTYLNHYYFISILSFLMVFLPANAYFSVDAMKNPQKAFQYIPAWSINSIKLILGIVYFYAGLAKLNSDWLLKAMPLKIWLPSKFDIPFLGNMLSLEWVQYAFSWLGAGYDLAIPFLLLYKKTRSYAFVLVVVFHVLTRVLFPIGMFPYIMIISTLIFFDATLHKNIIKVLCRVLKIADNKLENGKSLVFDSNLISHLKMMVVGLFFAFQLVFPFRYLAYPGELFWTEEGYRFSWRVMLMEKSGYAQFKIVDGETGIWFYVDNADFLTPFQEKQMAFQPDFILEYAHYLKEHFEKDGHKHIQVFVDSRVALNGRLSTTFVNPNIDLTQEKESFAHKNWITPFKDEIKGI; translated from the coding sequence ATGGCTTCAATTATCAATAAACTCATAAAAGCCCCAGTAGAGGCCGCCCCTTTGGCGGTCTTTCGCATTTTATTTGGCTTGATGATGTTTATGGGTATCGTTCGGTTTTGGAGCTATGGCTGGATCGAGAAGTTATACCTTGAACCCAAATTTCATTTTTCGTTTTATGGTTTTGAATGGGTAAAACCTATTGGAGGTTATACCTATATAATTTTTTTGGTTTGTGGTCTATCGGCCTTGCTGATATCCATAGGATATAAATACAGAATTGCCATCATCATATTTTTCCTGAGTTTCACTTATATAGAGCTTATGGATAAAACCACGTATTTAAATCATTATTATTTTATCAGTATCCTGAGTTTTTTGATGGTTTTTCTTCCGGCAAATGCATATTTCTCCGTAGATGCCATGAAAAATCCCCAAAAAGCTTTCCAATATATTCCTGCTTGGTCCATCAACAGTATAAAATTGATATTAGGTATTGTATATTTCTACGCAGGTTTGGCCAAACTGAATTCCGATTGGTTGCTCAAGGCCATGCCTTTAAAGATTTGGTTACCTTCAAAATTTGATATTCCCTTTTTAGGTAATATGCTAAGTCTTGAATGGGTACAATACGCATTTAGCTGGTTGGGTGCTGGGTATGATCTTGCCATTCCGTTTTTGCTTTTGTATAAAAAAACAAGGTCTTATGCCTTTGTTTTGGTCGTTGTATTTCATGTGTTGACGCGTGTGCTTTTCCCGATAGGCATGTTTCCGTATATCATGATAATTTCTACATTGATTTTTTTTGATGCAACACTTCATAAAAACATCATTAAAGTACTGTGTAGAGTACTGAAAATAGCTGATAATAAGCTTGAAAATGGAAAAAGCTTGGTTTTTGATAGCAACCTTATTTCCCATTTGAAAATGATGGTTGTAGGTTTGTTTTTTGCATTTCAATTGGTATTTCCCTTTCGGTATTTGGCATATCCCGGTGAGCTGTTTTGGACAGAGGAAGGGTATCGGTTTTCATGGCGGGTCATGCTTATGGAAAAATCCGGATATGCACAGTTTAAGATAGTCGATGGGGAAACCGGTATCTGGTTTTATGTGGACAATGCTGATTTTTTGACCCCTTTTCAAGAAAAACAGATGGCTTTTCAACCCGATTTCATTTTGGAGTATGCCCATTACCTCAAAGAACACTTTGAGAAAGATGGGCATAAACATATTCAGGTATTTGTTGACAGCCGGGTAGCGTTGAATGGCAGGTTAAGCACCACCTTTGTAAATCCCAATATTGATTTGACCCAAGAAAAGGAATCATTTGCACATAAAAATTGGATAACACCATTTAAAGATGAAATTAAAGGAATTTAG